In Tubulanus polymorphus chromosome 2, tnTubPoly1.2, whole genome shotgun sequence, a single window of DNA contains:
- the LOC141899011 gene encoding uncharacterized protein LOC141899011, translated as MEKFTVDLDKVLDDFEDAEEENRIHTISMADSENANPSNNIVPVLNNNNLQQRQQDLGVVRCRNNLNECVNIEDGAAESNQNSDETTHDETKESTNNNFQQISTAETANDNASLSSDDGYKIQNNHAMDVTDYANFVNAFRFENGSPAGGGDGSEREKADAAVDQAPTNKIEAAIGIETEDRNDDLRPLSDASGKISKNEINVNAGASPDLSLIETMASMSVELDPKNVASSDGAQRDETTEVADEWGMNDVDNAQLNIDGASTANKSDNIRDDTERLTDVKTEPPVSAVAFDGTAIATAEETSVKKNMAEFNANNVAAVGFINTSDVGVDDAEMDAYLSDLMIPDNVPSAPPATEHATTSLAKEITNTAEEPTSETRSRLVAENAADESVDAVASEDIKSTEGNIGNRGVDSRLPLQSPCPYSYPITTPIESPPRLASPQNNSSEKVEYLDSKIDRADVTTATFSRSDDDAFFRGDPRKINELVDVIRSDSREVPTCIRPKTAVTTVTAATPVPAVSSVAAVRIPRPNSLLGLSKPILPNEMSCFVEKRDKDGDAASGVREDVADSSRTVVCVRDIDDDSMQPAPSSLSPLRPPGLSRPAARPNSFPMPSPTNNKLKRPTSLNLMPRDFNSVSAASGNDDESGGADLSSDLSNDQTTPPSSQQLQQQQQQSESTPDVEPTPDIDVMGVTTNTVPPNVGGPGTSPTVPNPPSRIQGIVSQLGKVAPIWIPDSEAAFCMMCDARFTFTRRRHHCRACGKVFCSSCCSMKIKLPYLDNKENRVCQMCHQSLTRSDDSDNLASEDSQRQGQTSSSTSPNPNNPSEYCSTIPPLQQAQANANSPPPTVMVPVGVLKREGSMKRGEPKNVMFSDGIRPGGDLTELDGSSEVSIPVRKAGRSARKVEKSLPDGAASDAGAVRTKTKKLPETDRNVCLIPDSGLPPVLLSDRGLSGDFLMEEEPDPEKILPRLRSDDPNPVIFAINKNLFVLVKIINLDCCVGRICWCFTTRGMCTVGQDEIVIVLECLPEEKTIPRDVFCHLNTVYEEASKGNTVSDLGHTIFGQSFLGSRDHGGFLYIRPTFQCLKKLILPEPPYIFGILLQKWETPWAKVFPIRLMLRLGAEYRYYPCPLISIRYRNSIFGEIGHTIMNLLADFRDYQYMLPQIKGVVVHMEDKHTYINLPRNRYEDVMKVINNSNDHVMALGTGFSIDADSHLVCIQNEEGNYQTQAINIQNKPRKVTGASFIVFNGALKTSSGLTAKSSIVEDGLMVQITGESMISLKQNLRDMKDFQITCGNIESAVPDETVHVQWVDDDKNVNIGIKSPIDGMLMNGVNSVHIHNATDYVGEKRTIRWTEVFFIQVEDSGNSRCEPVDLSRLAEMLAKAACIALVPRLNNLKDTNIHKLGLRVTIAAEQVGYEIGANGEKLPSAYMNELDNELIPVIHNAASNNNDNPVTLELVFHILE; from the exons ATGGAGAAGTTTACGGTTGACTTGGATAAAGTGTTGGATGATTTTGAAGATG CTGAGGAAGAAAACAGAATTCACACCATCTCGATGGCAGACTCTGAAAATGCAAATCCATCAAATAATATTGTACCAGTACTCAATAATAATAACCTGCAGCAGCGGCAACAGGATTTAGGCGTTGTCCGTTGCAGAAACAATTTGAACGAATGCGTCAATATAGAAGACGGTGCAGCTGAATCAAACCAAAATTCGGATGAAACGACGCACGACGAGACAAAGGAATCAACGAATAATAATTTCCAACAGATATCGACTGCGGAAACTGCGAACGATAATGCCTCGCTATCTTCTGACGACGGTTACAAGATACAAAATAATCACGCGATGGACGTCACGGACTACGCTAATTTCGTAAACGCGTTTCGATTCGAAAACGGTTCACCTGCGGGTGGTGGCGACGGTTCGGAGCGCGAGAAAGCCGACGCAGCCGTCGACCAAGCTCCGACGAATAAGATCGAAGCGGCGATTGGTATCGAAACCGAAGATCGGAACGATGATTTGCGTCCACTGAGCGATGCATCaggcaaaatatcaaaaaatgaaattaacgtTAACGCCGGCGCTTCGCCCGATCTTAGTTTAATCGAAACAATGGCGAGCATGTCCGTCGAGCTTGACCCGAAAAACGTCGCCTCTTCGGACGGCGCGCAGCGTGATGAAACTACCGAAGTAGCCGACGAGTGGGGTATGAATGATGTCGATAACGctcaattgaatatagatggCGCAAGTACCGCGAATAAATCGGATAATATTCGCGACGATACGGAACGGTTAACCGATGTTAAAACGGAACCGCCGGTTTCAGCAGTGGCGTTCGACGGCACGGCTATCGCCACTGCCGAGGAGACATCGGTGAAAAAGAACATGGCCGAATTCAACGCAAACAACGTCGCAGCCGTAGGCTTCATCAATACGAGTGACGTAGGCGTCGATGACGCCGAAATGGACGCGTATTTATCAGATTTGATGATTCCCGATAACGTTCCGTCTGCCCCACCCGCAACCGAGCACGCGACGACATCGCTCGCCAAGGAGATAACGAACACCGCGGAAGAACCGACCTCGGAGACTCGGTCACGACTAGTTGCTGAAAACGCCGCAGATGAGTCCGTCGATGCAGTCGCCTCTGAGGACATCAAATCAACGGAGGGTAACATTGGGAATCGCGGCGTCGACTCTCGTTTACCGCTGCAATCACCGTGCCCGTATTCGTATCCGATCACTACTCCGATTGAGAGTCCGCCGCGACTCGCCTCACCGCAGAATAATTCGTCGGAAAAAGTGGAGTATCTCGACAGTAAAATCGACCGAGCGGACGTTACGACTGCGACTTTTTCGCGATCGGATGATGACGCGTTCTTTCGAGGCGATCCTCGAAAAATCAACGAACTCGTCGACGTGATACGTAGCGATTCTCGAGAAGTACCGACCTGCATTCGGCCTAAAACGGCCGTTACCACAGTGACAGCCGCGACGCCCGTGCCGGCTGTATCATCGGTCGCAGCGGTGCGGATACCGCGGCCTAATAGTCTGCTTGGATTATCGAAACCGATTTTACCGAACGAAATGTCGTGTTTCGTGGAGAAGCGCGACAAAGACGGGGATGCAGCGTCCGGGGTTCGCGAAGATGTCGCGGACAGCTCGAGAACCGTCGTCTGCGTCAGAGATATTGACGATGATTCTATGCAGCCGGCACCGTCGTCGTTGTCCCCGTTGCGACCCCCCGGGTTAAGCCGGCCGGCCGCGCGGCCGAATTCGTTTCCGATGCCGTCGCCGACGAACAACAAACTAAAACGTCCGACGAGTTTGAATTTGATGCCGCGTGACTTCAATAGCGTTTCGGCGGCTTCCGGGAACGACGACGAATCGGGTGGCGCCGATTTATCTTCGGATCTATCTAATGATCAAACTACTCCCCCGTCATCGCAACAattacagcagcagcagcagcaatctGAATCGACCCCGGACGTAGAACCAACTCCTGATATCGATGTCATGG GTGTTACTACGAATACAGTTCCTCCGAATGTCGGCGGACCGGGGACCAGTCCGACCGTTCCGAATCCGCCGAGTCGGATTCAGGGTATCGTCTCGCAGCTGGGTAAAGTGGCGCCGATTTGGATTCCGGATTCGGAGGCGGCGTTTTGTATGATGTGCGACGCGCGGTTCACGTTCACTCGTAGGCGTCATCATTGCCGAGCGTGCGGAAAG GTATTCTGCTCATCATGTTGTAGCATGAAAATCAAGTTGCCGTACTTGGACAATAAGGAAAACCGCGTGTGTCAGATGTGTCACCAGTCATTAACGCGATCAG atGACTCGGACAATTTGGCTAGCGAAGACTCGCAACGTCAAG GCCAGACGAGTTCTTCTACGAGTCCCAATCCAAATAATCCCAGCGAATATTGTTCGACAATCCCACCTCTGCAGCAAGCTCAAGCCAACGCAAATTCGCCTCCACCTACCGTCATGGTGCCAGTAGGTGTGCTCAAGAGGGAAG GAAGCATGAAACGCGGCGAACCGAAGAACGTGATGTTTTCCGATGGTATTCGACCGGGAGGTGACCTCACCGAACTGGACGGTTCATCCGAAGTCAGTATACCCGTGCGCAAAGCGGGACGATCGGCGCGCAAAGTCGAGAAATCGTTGCCGGACGGAGCTG CCTCCGATGCCGGTGCCGTTCGCACAAAGACCAAGAAACTTCCGGAGACCGATCGTAACGTGTGTCTGATACCTGATAGTGGGTTACCTCCAGTTTTACTCTCCGATCGAGGTTTGTCT GGAG ATTTTCTCATGGAAGAAGAGCCAGACCCTGAAAAAATTTTACCGAGATTACGCA GTGATGACCCGAATCCTGTCATTTTTGCAATCAACAAGAATTTGTTCGTTCTAGTCAAAATCATCAACC TGGATTGCTGCGTAGGTCGTATATGCTGGTGTTTTACAACTCGAGGTATGTGCACGGTCGGTCAGGACGAGATCGTTATCGTACTCGAATGTCTACCCGAAGAGAAGACGATACCGCGTGACGTATTCTGCCATTTGAACACCGTCTACGAGGAAGCCAGTAAAG GAAATACAGTGTCTGATCTCGGTCATACGATATTCGGCCAGAGTTTCCTCGGCAGCCGAGATCACGGCGGTTTTCTGTACATTCGTCCGACATTCCAGTGCCTGAAAAAGCTCATTCTTCCCGAGCCGCCGTACATATTCGGCATATTGTTGCAAAAGTGGGAGACGCCATGGGCGAAGGTTTTCCCGATTCGACTGATGCTACGACTCGGCGCTGAGTATAGAT ACTATCCGTGTCCTTTGATCAGTATACGTTATCGCAACTCGATATTCGGAGAGATCGGGCACACGATCATGAACTTGCTGGCCGATTTCCGCGACTATCAGTACATGTTACCGCAAATAAAAGGCGTTGTCGTTCATATGGAGGACAAACACACGTACATCAATCTACCGCGAAATCGTTACGAAGAC GTTATGAAAGTGATCAACAACAGTAACGACCACGTTATGGCTTTAGGAACAGGATTCAGTATTGATGCCGACTCACATCTTGTATGTATACAAAACGAGGAAGGCAATTATCAGACACAGGCAATCAATATACAGAACAAGCCTAGGAAAG TAACCGGTGCtagctttattgtattcaatGGTGCTTTGAAAACGAGTTCGGGATTGACGGCGAAGTCGAGTATTGTCGAGGACGGTTTGATGGTGCAGATCACCGGCGAGTCGATGATCTCGTTGAAACAAAATCTACGTGACATGAAAGACTTTCAAATCACGTGCGGCAATATCGAATCGGCCGTTCCCGACGAGACCGTTCACGTACAGTGGGTCGACGACGATAAGAACGTCAATATTGG AATCAAGAGCCCGATCGATGGAATGCTGATGAATGGCGTCAACAGTGTTCATATACATAACGCAACTGATTATGTCGGAGAGAAGAGAACTATACGTTGGACGGAAGTGTTTTTCATTCAG GTAGAAGATTCGGGTAATTCTCGTTGCGAGCCAGTTGACTTGAGTCGGTTAGCCGAGATGCTCGCGAAAGCTGCATGCATCGCTCTCGTGCCACGGTTGAACAACTTGAAGGACACAAACATTCACAAGCTCGGCTTGCGTGTCACTATCGCCGCTGAACAG GTCGGCTATGAAATCGGTGCCAACGGAGAGAAACTGCCGTCCGCTTACATGAACGAATTGGACAACGAACTCATTCCGGTCATTCACAACGCCGCGTCGAACAACAACGACAACCCGGTGACGTTGGAGCTTGTGTTTCACATACTCGAATGA